From Variimorphobacter saccharofermentans, one genomic window encodes:
- a CDS encoding YraN family protein translates to MNKRAVGASYEEKAALYLKEIGYHILERNFRCKIGELDLIGKNEDYLCFIEVKFRSDSSKGYPSEAINHNKIRKITRTAQYYMMVNNIPQDTPCRFDTVFILDDEITVIKNAFDGI, encoded by the coding sequence ATGAATAAAAGGGCTGTTGGCGCATCATATGAAGAAAAAGCCGCACTGTATTTGAAGGAAATTGGTTATCATATTCTGGAAAGAAATTTCCGGTGTAAAATTGGAGAACTTGATCTTATTGGAAAAAACGAAGATTATCTTTGCTTTATAGAGGTTAAGTTCCGTTCCGATAGCTCCAAGGGTTATCCGTCAGAAGCTATTAATCACAATAAAATAAGAAAAATCACAAGAACCGCACAGTATTATATGATGGTAAACAATATACCACAGGATACTCCATGCAGGTTTGATACAGTATTTATCCTGGATGACGAGATAACTGTCATCAAAAATGCCTTTGATGGAATTTAG
- the der gene encoding ribosome biogenesis GTPase Der, with the protein MNRPIVAIVGRPNVGKSTLFNALAGERISIVKDYPGVTRDRIYADVTWLNTQFTMIDTGGIEPDSKDLMLSHMREQAQIAIDTADVIVFLVDVRQGLVDADSKVADLLRRSGKPIVLAVNKVDNFEKLMPDVYEFYNLGIGEPFPISASGKLGFGDLLDEVVKHFKSGNTEESVDERPKIAIVGKPNVGKSSIVNKLVGENRVIVSNIAGTTRDAIDTPIRRNKKEYVLIDTAGLRRKSKIKEELERFSIIRTVTAVERADVVVLVIDATEGVTEQDAKIAGIAHERGKGIVIAVNKWDLVEKNNKTVKEFTSDIREVLSFMPYAEILFISAETGQRMHKLFEIIEVVIENQNLRISTGVLNEIMMEAVALQQPPSDKGKRLKLYYITQVSVKPPTFVIFVNNKELMHFSYTRYIENKIREAFGFAGTSLKFIIRERKENA; encoded by the coding sequence ATGAATAGACCAATAGTAGCGATAGTAGGAAGACCCAATGTCGGTAAATCTACTTTATTTAATGCATTAGCCGGAGAACGTATCTCCATTGTAAAGGATTATCCCGGTGTTACCAGGGATCGCATTTATGCTGATGTAACTTGGCTTAATACACAATTTACTATGATAGATACCGGTGGTATCGAACCTGACAGTAAGGATCTTATGCTTTCCCATATGAGAGAACAGGCTCAGATTGCAATTGATACCGCTGATGTCATAGTATTTCTTGTTGATGTAAGACAGGGATTAGTTGACGCAGATTCAAAGGTTGCGGATTTACTTCGCCGTTCGGGAAAACCGATCGTTCTGGCTGTGAATAAGGTTGATAATTTTGAAAAACTAATGCCGGATGTATATGAATTTTATAATTTAGGTATCGGTGAGCCATTCCCTATTTCCGCTTCCGGAAAGTTGGGTTTTGGCGATTTGTTGGATGAAGTGGTAAAGCACTTCAAAAGTGGCAATACGGAAGAAAGTGTGGATGAACGACCTAAAATTGCCATAGTCGGTAAACCTAATGTTGGAAAATCTTCAATTGTAAATAAATTAGTAGGGGAAAATCGAGTAATTGTATCCAATATTGCTGGAACCACCAGAGATGCCATCGATACCCCGATACGTCGTAACAAGAAAGAATATGTATTAATAGATACGGCTGGCTTACGAAGAAAAAGTAAGATCAAGGAGGAACTGGAGCGGTTCAGTATTATTCGAACGGTTACAGCTGTAGAACGAGCAGACGTTGTAGTTCTGGTAATCGATGCTACTGAAGGTGTTACAGAGCAGGATGCAAAGATTGCAGGAATTGCCCATGAGCGCGGAAAAGGGATTGTAATAGCGGTTAACAAGTGGGATTTAGTGGAGAAAAATAATAAAACCGTTAAGGAATTTACCTCTGATATTAGAGAAGTATTATCCTTTATGCCCTATGCAGAAATACTGTTTATCTCCGCCGAAACTGGTCAGAGAATGCATAAGCTATTCGAAATAATAGAAGTAGTTATCGAAAATCAGAATTTGCGTATCTCTACTGGTGTCTTAAATGAGATTATGATGGAAGCAGTAGCACTACAACAGCCTCCTTCGGACAAGGGAAAGCGACTAAAGCTTTACTATATTACACAGGTTTCTGTAAAACCGCCGACCTTTGTTATTTTTGTAAATAATAAAGAATTAATGCATTTTTCCTACACCCGATATATCGAGAATAAGATCAGGGAAGCTTTTGGTTTCGCTGGGACATCATTAAAATTCATCATAAGAGAGCGAAAGGAGAATGCTTAA
- the plsY gene encoding glycerol-3-phosphate 1-O-acyltransferase PlsY, which produces MLLKIIICLILGYIFGCFSTGYFVGKLNKVDIRKYGSGNIGTTNALRTLGAKAGSITLLGDAIKAVIPMMLVRFLIFADYDFVELMTMYTGLGVVIGHNYPFWLKFKGGKGIAATGGVMATFDPLIIPIGLPLFIIVVAITRYVSVGSLFVAVLFPIWICIRHPGDLHMLIVALIFMTLAFIKHQSNIRRLMNGTENKIGQKVTIDNKEAK; this is translated from the coding sequence ATGCTTCTTAAAATTATCATTTGCTTAATTTTAGGATACATTTTTGGCTGCTTTTCAACCGGATATTTCGTTGGCAAATTAAATAAAGTAGATATCAGAAAATACGGTAGTGGTAATATAGGTACAACGAATGCCTTACGTACCTTAGGTGCTAAGGCAGGTTCAATTACTTTACTGGGTGATGCTATTAAGGCAGTGATTCCAATGATGTTGGTTCGCTTTCTTATTTTTGCTGATTATGACTTCGTGGAGCTTATGACAATGTACACCGGGCTTGGCGTGGTTATTGGGCATAATTACCCGTTTTGGCTTAAATTTAAGGGTGGTAAAGGCATCGCGGCCACTGGAGGAGTAATGGCTACATTTGATCCTCTCATCATTCCCATTGGTTTACCGCTATTTATTATCGTTGTTGCTATCACCCGTTATGTTTCAGTTGGATCATTATTTGTTGCTGTTTTATTTCCTATATGGATATGTATACGACATCCGGGGGATTTACATATGCTGATAGTCGCCTTAATTTTTATGACTTTAGCATTTATTAAGCATCAATCTAATATCAGACGATTGATGAATGGAACTGAGAATAAGATTGGTCAGAAGGTTACAATTGATAACAAAGAAGCAAAATAG
- a CDS encoding EscU/YscU/HrcU family type III secretion system export apparatus switch protein — protein sequence MDEKQHRNKTAVAITYDPDDVAPKVIASGKGYLADRIIERAKEADIPLHKDEGLANTLSKLDLGDLIPPELYEVVAEVLVFVDKMDRIKGKVDYTDE from the coding sequence TTGGATGAAAAGCAACATAGAAATAAAACTGCGGTAGCGATTACCTATGATCCGGATGATGTTGCACCAAAGGTGATTGCTTCCGGTAAGGGCTATTTGGCAGATCGTATCATAGAACGGGCAAAAGAAGCTGATATTCCTCTCCATAAGGACGAGGGCTTAGCCAATACTCTGTCAAAGCTTGATCTGGGTGATTTAATCCCCCCTGAATTATATGAAGTAGTAGCAGAAGTATTAGTATTTGTAGATAAAATGGATAGAATCAAAGGTAAGGTAGATTATACGGATGAATAA
- the pgeF gene encoding peptidoglycan editing factor PgeF, with amino-acid sequence MQFKSTKKAVIDYTVTIPHISFPALSEYPFIIHGFSTRFGGVSSGFFSTMNLGYDSGPIADNPNDVKENFRRIASSIGFDPKTIVISKQVHKTNVRYVDQNDCGKGLFRPRDFDEVDGFITNVPNVTLVTKYADCVPLYFVDPVKKAIGLSHSGWRGTVQKIGYVTVKEMQSKFGTDPKDIVSVIGPSICKNCFEIGEEVAEEFRKAFNNWEEERLLSTNENGKYQCDLWAANRLVLLEAGLTEEHIHISGVCTSCYSDLLFSHRKTGGKRGSLAAFLALKE; translated from the coding sequence ATGCAATTTAAGAGCACAAAGAAAGCAGTAATTGATTATACGGTTACAATTCCCCATATATCCTTTCCGGCATTATCCGAATATCCCTTTATAATACACGGCTTTTCGACTCGTTTTGGAGGAGTAAGCAGTGGCTTTTTTTCTACTATGAATCTTGGTTATGATTCGGGACCTATCGCTGATAATCCTAATGACGTCAAGGAAAATTTTAGACGGATTGCTTCCAGTATTGGCTTTGACCCCAAAACAATAGTTATATCTAAGCAAGTTCACAAAACGAATGTCCGCTATGTGGACCAAAATGATTGTGGAAAAGGCTTATTTAGACCCAGGGATTTTGATGAGGTTGACGGTTTCATTACAAATGTACCGAATGTAACCCTGGTTACTAAATATGCGGACTGTGTTCCGTTATATTTTGTAGATCCTGTTAAGAAAGCCATCGGTTTGTCCCATTCAGGATGGAGAGGCACTGTTCAAAAAATAGGGTATGTTACAGTGAAAGAGATGCAAAGTAAGTTCGGAACCGATCCAAAGGATATCGTATCCGTCATAGGCCCATCTATTTGTAAGAATTGCTTTGAGATCGGTGAAGAGGTGGCTGAGGAATTTCGTAAAGCATTTAATAACTGGGAGGAAGAGAGACTTCTTTCAACTAACGAGAACGGAAAATATCAATGTGATCTATGGGCTGCAAATCGCTTGGTATTACTGGAGGCAGGACTAACTGAGGAACATATTCATATCAGCGGTGTATGTACCTCCTGTTATAGTGATCTGCTATTTTCCCACCGCAAAACAGGAGGGAAACGTGGAAGCCTGGCAGCATTTTTAGCATTAAAAGAATAA
- a CDS encoding DUF512 domain-containing protein — protein sequence MRKKAHIIKEIEYGSIAEELELEPGDELISINGTAIKDVLDYHYLIKDEELTVIIKKPSGEEWELDIEKEYDDDLGIVFEEGLMDEYQSCRNKCIFCFIDQMPPGMRETLYFKDDDARLSFLQGNYITLTNMSDEDINRILYYKLSPINISIHTTNEELRCKMLHNRFAGSSLDKIKRLKDGGIVMNGQIVLCKGWNDGEELERTIHDLAAFLPEMQSVSIVPVGLTKFRQGLEQLEAFSKEDSIHVIDTIHRWQNIFLTHYGTRFIYASDEWYIKAEMPIPDADSYEGYPQIENGVGLIRSLQVEFEEYYEELDGDNRKRELSIATGVLAAPYLQQMVDKLNIKYPGIKVHLYTIINNFFGTNITVAGLLTGEDIISQLSGKPLGEILLLPEVLLRNGETVLLDDVTVEDLESALQTNIRIVQSDGTSFINSIIM from the coding sequence ATGAGAAAAAAAGCACACATTATTAAAGAAATAGAATATGGAAGCATTGCAGAGGAATTAGAGTTAGAACCCGGTGATGAGTTGATTTCCATCAATGGAACAGCGATTAAGGATGTTTTGGATTATCATTATCTGATCAAGGATGAAGAATTAACGGTAATCATTAAGAAGCCAAGCGGTGAGGAATGGGAGCTGGATATTGAAAAGGAATATGATGATGATTTGGGGATTGTCTTTGAAGAAGGATTGATGGATGAATACCAATCCTGCAGGAATAAATGTATATTCTGTTTTATTGATCAGATGCCCCCCGGTATGAGAGAGACATTGTATTTCAAGGATGATGATGCAAGATTATCTTTTTTACAAGGCAATTATATCACTCTGACCAATATGAGTGACGAGGATATCAATCGTATCTTGTATTACAAATTATCACCCATTAATATATCAATACACACCACCAACGAAGAACTTCGATGCAAAATGCTGCATAATCGCTTCGCTGGCAGCTCCCTGGATAAGATTAAGAGGCTGAAAGACGGTGGTATTGTGATGAATGGCCAGATTGTCCTATGTAAGGGCTGGAATGACGGAGAAGAGCTTGAACGAACCATTCATGACCTGGCTGCATTTTTACCCGAAATGCAAAGCGTATCCATAGTACCGGTAGGATTAACGAAATTCCGTCAAGGTCTTGAGCAATTGGAGGCCTTTTCAAAAGAGGATTCCATTCATGTAATCGATACGATCCACCGGTGGCAGAATATATTTCTGACGCATTATGGGACCCGTTTTATTTATGCAAGTGATGAATGGTATATCAAAGCAGAAATGCCAATTCCGGATGCGGATTCCTATGAGGGCTATCCACAGATTGAAAATGGCGTTGGATTAATTCGTTCTTTACAAGTGGAATTTGAAGAGTACTATGAAGAGCTTGACGGGGATAACAGGAAGAGAGAGCTTTCAATTGCAACCGGTGTACTAGCTGCACCATATCTTCAACAAATGGTAGATAAGCTGAATATAAAGTATCCCGGAATTAAGGTTCATTTGTATACAATCATAAATAATTTCTTTGGGACTAATATTACTGTTGCTGGTCTACTTACCGGAGAAGATATTATATCCCAGCTATCAGGAAAACCTTTAGGAGAAATCTTACTATTGCCGGAGGTTCTTTTACGCAATGGTGAGACAGTATTACTGGATGATGTGACTGTAGAGGATCTGGAAAGTGCTTTACAAACCAATATACGTATTGTACAATCAGATGGAACATCCTTTATTAATTCCATAATAATGTAA
- a CDS encoding NAD(P)H-dependent glycerol-3-phosphate dehydrogenase: MSKVSILGAGTWGCALAILLSGNGHDVTIWTKIENEARMLNENRKDLKNLPGAELPEQINITLNLKEACTDRDILVMAVASPYIRSTAKEASPYIKNDQVIVNVSKGIEDKTLYTLSEVLKEEIPQADIAVMSGPSHAEEVSRGVPTTIVVGAQTKETAHLIQDVFMSDVFRVYTSPDIIGIELGGSLKNVIALAAGVVDGLGFGDNTKAALMTRGIAEISRLGVKMGGKLETFAGLSGIGDLFVTCTSKHSRNWNAGYLIGQGKSMDEAMKQVNQVVEGVNSAKAALALAKKNEVEMPIVEQINYVLFEGKSAKEALSDLLMRDKSKEYKTLEWD, from the coding sequence ATGAGTAAAGTCAGTATTTTAGGAGCCGGAACCTGGGGTTGTGCCTTGGCAATATTACTTTCTGGTAATGGTCATGATGTGACAATTTGGACAAAAATCGAGAATGAAGCACGCATGCTAAATGAAAATAGAAAAGACCTTAAAAATCTTCCGGGAGCTGAACTCCCAGAGCAGATTAATATAACTTTGAATTTGAAAGAGGCATGTACGGATCGAGATATCCTAGTTATGGCTGTTGCTTCTCCCTATATTCGCTCCACAGCTAAGGAAGCGTCACCTTATATAAAGAACGATCAGGTGATTGTGAATGTTTCAAAGGGAATTGAAGATAAGACCTTATATACCTTATCCGAAGTATTGAAAGAGGAAATCCCGCAAGCCGATATTGCTGTTATGTCGGGTCCAAGTCATGCTGAGGAGGTTAGTCGTGGAGTACCTACCACGATAGTTGTTGGCGCTCAAACTAAGGAGACAGCTCATTTAATTCAAGATGTATTTATGTCCGATGTATTTCGAGTATATACTAGTCCGGATATTATAGGAATTGAATTAGGAGGATCCTTAAAAAATGTAATTGCCCTTGCAGCCGGTGTTGTTGATGGATTGGGCTTTGGGGATAATACAAAGGCGGCATTAATGACAAGAGGTATTGCTGAAATCAGCCGTCTTGGAGTAAAAATGGGAGGCAAGCTTGAAACCTTTGCAGGATTATCCGGTATCGGTGATTTATTTGTTACCTGTACCAGTAAACACAGCCGTAACTGGAATGCAGGCTATCTGATTGGTCAGGGAAAATCAATGGATGAAGCTATGAAGCAAGTTAATCAGGTAGTGGAGGGAGTAAATTCTGCGAAGGCTGCACTGGCATTAGCGAAGAAGAATGAAGTCGAAATGCCTATCGTTGAACAGATCAATTATGTTCTGTTTGAAGGCAAGTCAGCAAAAGAAGCGCTTTCCGATCTCTTAATGCGAGATAAAAGTAAAGAATACAAAACACTTGAGTGGGATTAA
- the spoIVA gene encoding stage IV sporulation protein A: MLGQFDVYNDIQARTGGEIYIGVVGPVRTGKSTFIKRFMDLLVIPGIEDVHSRERAIDELPQAAAGRTIMTTEPKFIPKEAAEITFDDETKVKIRLIDCVGYMVEGAAGHVENQHERMVKTPWFESEIPFTQAAEIGTKKVINDHSTIGIVVTTDGSFGELPRANYKLPEEKTINELKLLGKPFIVLLNSNKPYSNETIKLAEEISQEYDVPVMPVNAEQLKKEDITRIMENILYVFPITEMDFYLPKWAEMLPEDHWLKVDLIASVRDLFQNISQIKDAKASNFDTDSNYVKRFKIDKVNMQDGVVQVNVEFDDMYYYKILSDLIGVPITGEYQLINTLKELAAKKSEYEKVSYATDQVRAKGYGVVSPVKEEITIEEPEVMKHGNKFGVKIKATAPSIHMIKADIMTEVAPIVGSEEQAKDLIEYINANAKENPDGIWETNIFGKTIRQLVDDGINSKINKLTDESQVKLQETMQKIINDSNGGLICIII, translated from the coding sequence ATGTTAGGGCAGTTTGATGTTTATAATGATATTCAGGCTAGGACAGGCGGTGAAATATACATAGGTGTGGTAGGGCCGGTCAGAACAGGAAAATCTACCTTTATTAAGAGATTCATGGATCTTTTGGTAATACCCGGTATTGAAGATGTCCATAGCAGGGAGAGGGCGATTGATGAATTACCGCAGGCAGCGGCAGGAAGAACCATTATGACGACCGAACCAAAGTTTATACCAAAAGAAGCAGCAGAGATTACCTTTGATGATGAAACAAAAGTAAAAATCCGATTAATTGATTGCGTTGGCTATATGGTTGAAGGAGCTGCCGGCCATGTTGAAAACCAGCATGAAAGAATGGTTAAAACTCCTTGGTTTGAAAGTGAAATACCGTTTACCCAAGCAGCTGAAATCGGTACAAAAAAAGTAATTAATGATCATTCCACCATCGGAATTGTTGTCACAACCGATGGTAGTTTTGGTGAGCTTCCAAGGGCAAACTATAAGCTTCCGGAAGAGAAGACGATTAATGAATTAAAGCTTTTGGGAAAACCGTTTATTGTATTATTGAATTCTAATAAGCCCTATTCCAATGAAACAATTAAGCTTGCAGAAGAAATCTCACAGGAATATGATGTTCCGGTAATGCCCGTAAATGCAGAGCAACTTAAGAAGGAAGATATTACCAGGATAATGGAGAACATTCTTTATGTTTTCCCGATTACGGAGATGGATTTCTATCTTCCAAAGTGGGCTGAAATGCTTCCAGAAGATCATTGGTTGAAGGTTGACCTGATTGCCAGTGTAAGAGATTTGTTCCAGAATATTTCTCAGATTAAGGATGCAAAAGCCTCAAATTTTGATACAGACAGTAACTATGTCAAACGATTTAAAATTGATAAGGTCAATATGCAGGATGGTGTTGTTCAGGTTAATGTAGAATTTGATGATATGTACTATTACAAAATACTCAGTGACTTAATTGGAGTACCGATTACCGGTGAATACCAGTTAATTAACACATTGAAGGAGCTAGCTGCCAAAAAGTCAGAGTATGAAAAGGTATCCTACGCGACGGATCAAGTACGTGCAAAAGGTTATGGTGTAGTCTCACCGGTAAAGGAAGAAATTACGATAGAGGAGCCGGAGGTTATGAAACACGGTAATAAATTCGGGGTTAAAATCAAAGCTACCGCTCCCTCTATTCATATGATTAAGGCAGATATCATGACGGAAGTAGCACCTATTGTAGGAAGTGAGGAACAGGCTAAGGATTTGATTGAATACATAAATGCCAATGCAAAGGAAAATCCCGATGGAATATGGGAAACCAATATCTTTGGCAAGACCATTCGTCAATTAGTAGATGATGGAATTAATTCAAAAATTAATAAGTTAACAGATGAAAGTCAAGTTAAATTGCAGGAAACTATGCAAAAAATAATTAACGATAGTAATGGTGGATTGATTTGCATTATTATTTAG
- a CDS encoding C40 family peptidase gives MNNKLLKFSLVCATGAFIVLTNPKTAMAYEEPVAGFTYDKDSPIIVGSANGTIINSFALEDIPIPGYNNIGIANVDTNLIVRSGPGEDQKMIGKLPKNGGCEILEEKDGWSKITSGKVTGYVKSEFLITGTEANRLAKEVGSYVATANEGGLRVREKPSSTDTRIIDLIGEGEELIVLDSKILNYDDEYTQWVKVSLDSDDNENGTEAYVAKDFVNISFELTKAVTLEELEYGEGVSSLRVKLINLAKDHLGEAYVWGGTSLGRGVDCSGFTQALYRQLGISIPRTSRAQASGGIKISASDLKPGDLVFYGSSSYINHVAMYIGNGRVIHASNRRDGIKISNMNYRQPVRYARYLGE, from the coding sequence ATGAATAACAAGCTTCTAAAGTTTTCCTTAGTTTGTGCTACGGGAGCATTCATCGTTTTGACAAATCCCAAAACGGCTATGGCTTATGAAGAACCGGTTGCCGGTTTTACTTATGATAAAGATTCACCTATTATTGTAGGAAGTGCGAACGGTACAATTATTAATAGTTTTGCATTGGAAGATATTCCGATCCCAGGATATAATAATATCGGTATTGCCAATGTAGACACGAACCTTATTGTTCGATCCGGTCCTGGCGAAGATCAGAAGATGATCGGTAAGCTACCTAAGAATGGTGGTTGTGAGATACTGGAAGAAAAGGATGGTTGGTCTAAAATCACTTCCGGTAAGGTTACAGGATATGTAAAGAGTGAATTTCTTATTACTGGGACAGAAGCGAATCGTCTAGCAAAAGAAGTGGGCAGTTATGTTGCTACTGCTAATGAAGGTGGTCTACGTGTCAGAGAAAAACCTTCCTCAACAGATACTAGAATCATTGATTTAATTGGTGAAGGAGAAGAGTTAATCGTTCTTGATTCAAAGATCTTAAATTACGATGATGAGTATACTCAATGGGTTAAAGTAAGCTTGGACAGTGATGATAATGAGAACGGTACTGAAGCTTATGTTGCGAAGGATTTTGTTAATATCTCCTTTGAATTAACAAAGGCTGTTACCTTAGAAGAGTTGGAATATGGCGAAGGAGTATCCTCCTTACGTGTTAAGCTGATTAATTTAGCAAAGGATCATTTAGGTGAAGCTTATGTATGGGGTGGAACTTCACTGGGACGCGGCGTTGATTGTTCTGGTTTCACACAAGCATTATACCGTCAGTTAGGTATCAGCATTCCACGTACATCACGTGCTCAGGCAAGTGGTGGAATTAAGATCTCCGCATCGGATCTAAAGCCTGGTGATCTGGTATTTTACGGTAGTTCTTCCTATATCAACCATGTGGCTATGTATATTGGTAATGGCAGAGTGATTCATGCAAGTAACAGAAGAGATGGTATTAAGATCTCGAATATGAATTACAGACAGCCAGTAAGATATGCCAGATACTTAGGTGAATAA
- a CDS encoding MutS-related protein, with protein sequence MEIIFYVLIVILALVIMSILNEQSIKKRLRITLKNEWGKVPKETYTSEKFEALKKYYLAQKDDILDVDEITWHDLDMDEIYMLMNNTQCGVGEEYLYALLRKPCFSDKELEERNRLMNYFEENEEQRISIQSILHQIGKLSKLSIYDYINRFDNQKAKSNLVHYALNLCLICSALLIFIYPSIGGVSTLAFVAINVFWYYKERAVIEKYLMVFSFIFRLLDGIKKLYQLDIPELQKYTDQLKKDLAVFARIRRGSFLLAPTNSTGSLVDLFFDYIRMLFHVDIIKYNSMLKHFKKNVAILNRIYQNVGYLDSLIAAASFRRSLEYYCEPELTRSGSPKLTVTDLYHPLIDSPVTNSISEKRSVLITGSNASGKSTFIKTLAINAILSQTIYTSTSKNYKASYFLIYSSMALRDSLFNKESYYIVEIKSLKRILERVNKDIPMLCFIDEVLRGTNTLERIAASSRILCSLAKKNTLVFAATHDIELTHILENYFSNYHFQERIVENEILFDYKLYQGKAVSKNAIKLLNMLGYPKEIILSAENAAEEFQTIGEWSKLRV encoded by the coding sequence ATGGAAATCATATTTTATGTTTTGATCGTGATATTGGCGTTGGTTATAATGAGTATTCTTAATGAACAGTCAATTAAGAAAAGATTAAGGATTACTCTAAAAAACGAATGGGGAAAGGTTCCAAAAGAAACCTATACCTCTGAGAAATTTGAAGCATTAAAAAAATATTATTTAGCTCAGAAGGATGATATCCTCGATGTTGATGAAATAACCTGGCATGATCTTGATATGGATGAAATCTACATGCTAATGAATAACACACAATGTGGAGTTGGAGAGGAATATTTATATGCACTTCTTCGAAAGCCCTGTTTTTCAGATAAGGAGCTTGAAGAGCGTAATCGTCTTATGAACTATTTTGAGGAGAATGAAGAACAACGCATTTCCATTCAGAGCATCTTACACCAAATAGGAAAGCTTAGTAAATTATCAATTTACGATTATATCAATCGATTTGATAACCAGAAAGCGAAAAGTAACCTTGTTCATTATGCGTTGAATTTATGTCTCATATGCTCTGCATTACTCATATTTATTTATCCATCCATTGGTGGAGTCAGCACATTAGCCTTTGTAGCTATAAATGTATTTTGGTATTATAAAGAACGCGCTGTTATAGAAAAATATCTCATGGTATTTTCGTTTATATTTCGATTATTAGATGGAATTAAAAAACTATATCAGCTGGACATACCGGAACTGCAGAAGTATACGGATCAACTAAAAAAAGATTTAGCTGTATTCGCCAGAATTCGCAGGGGTTCATTTCTCTTAGCACCTACAAATTCTACAGGTAGTCTGGTTGATTTATTCTTTGATTATATCCGAATGCTATTCCATGTAGATATTATTAAATATAATTCTATGTTAAAGCATTTTAAGAAGAATGTGGCTATATTAAATCGTATCTACCAAAATGTAGGCTATCTTGACAGTTTAATTGCAGCAGCTTCCTTTCGAAGATCGTTAGAATATTATTGTGAACCTGAGCTCACTAGATCTGGCTCACCAAAGCTTACGGTTACGGATTTATATCATCCATTAATAGATTCTCCGGTAACCAATTCAATTTCAGAGAAACGATCCGTACTGATTACTGGTTCCAATGCCTCAGGAAAGTCAACCTTTATTAAAACATTGGCAATTAATGCCATTTTATCACAAACAATCTATACCTCAACAAGCAAAAATTATAAAGCAAGCTACTTTTTGATCTATTCTTCCATGGCATTACGTGATAGTTTGTTCAATAAGGAAAGCTATTATATTGTTGAAATAAAATCGTTGAAACGTATTCTGGAACGTGTTAATAAAGATATCCCGATGCTTTGCTTCATTGATGAAGTGTTACGAGGAACCAATACGCTGGAGAGAATTGCAGCATCTTCCCGCATACTGTGCTCACTTGCAAAGAAGAATACTCTTGTCTTTGCTGCTACTCATGATATTGAACTTACCCATATTTTAGAGAATTATTTTTCCAATTATCATTTCCAGGAGCGGATTGTTGAGAATGAAATATTATTTGACTATAAGCTTTATCAAGGAAAAGCTGTTTCGAAAAATGCAATTAAGTTGTTAAATATGCTAGGTTATCCAAAGGAAATTATACTTTCTGCCGAAAACGCAGCGGAAGAGTTTCAAACCATAGGTGAATGGAGTAAACTAAGGGTATAA